The following proteins come from a genomic window of Nostoc sp. ATCC 53789:
- a CDS encoding folylpolyglutamate synthase/dihydrofolate synthase family protein, which translates to MNIDSVIQPLQRFGVHLGLDRIVNLLANLGNPHQQVPVIHVAGTNGKGSVCAYLSSVLTEAGYRTGRYTSPHLVDWTERICLNEQPISSEELSQLLEKVQGVIRPEDESATQFEVITAAAWLYFAQQQVDVAVVEVGLGGRLDATNVCLEPIVTIITSISREHWQQLGPTVADIAREKAGILKPGCPVVVGQLPPDAEEVVRSRALELECPIFTPQPARQIATGWAEYQTLQNSQLIKYPLPLAGQIQLANSALAIAALEILQQQGWQISEEAIIKGMAKTQWPGRMQWATWNNHKILLDGAHNTAAAQVLRQYVDSLDAVNPKPITWVMGMFSDKDHADIFAALLRPGDRLFLVPIPVESWPGRTSADLDSLANLAYSICPQLSDRQIHPDLFTALEAAISTTTDNLIVLCGSLYLVGDFLATTNIIRKS; encoded by the coding sequence TTGAATATCGATTCTGTAATACAACCTCTTCAACGCTTTGGTGTCCATCTGGGACTCGATCGCATTGTCAACTTATTGGCAAATCTCGGCAATCCTCATCAGCAAGTCCCAGTAATTCACGTTGCTGGCACTAATGGCAAAGGTTCCGTCTGTGCCTATCTTTCCTCGGTACTTACTGAGGCTGGTTATCGTACAGGACGCTACACTTCACCGCATTTAGTCGATTGGACGGAACGTATTTGTCTGAATGAACAGCCAATTTCTTCTGAGGAATTGAGCCAATTATTAGAAAAAGTCCAAGGAGTGATTCGCCCTGAAGACGAATCGGCAACTCAGTTTGAAGTAATTACGGCGGCCGCTTGGTTATACTTTGCCCAGCAGCAAGTAGATGTGGCTGTGGTAGAAGTCGGACTAGGAGGGCGCTTAGATGCTACCAATGTCTGCTTGGAACCCATAGTTACTATCATTACTTCCATCAGTCGAGAACATTGGCAGCAACTTGGCCCCACCGTCGCGGATATTGCTAGAGAAAAAGCAGGTATTCTCAAACCTGGATGTCCCGTTGTAGTTGGGCAATTGCCACCGGATGCAGAAGAAGTTGTGCGATCGCGCGCTTTAGAATTAGAATGTCCAATTTTTACGCCTCAACCTGCCCGTCAAATCGCTACAGGATGGGCAGAATATCAAACACTTCAAAACTCTCAATTAATTAAATATCCTTTGCCATTAGCCGGACAAATTCAATTAGCAAATTCAGCTTTGGCAATAGCAGCTTTAGAAATTCTCCAACAACAGGGTTGGCAGATTTCTGAAGAAGCCATAATTAAGGGCATGGCAAAAACTCAATGGCCAGGGCGGATGCAATGGGCTACCTGGAACAACCATAAAATATTACTTGATGGCGCTCATAATACTGCCGCCGCCCAAGTTCTTCGTCAGTATGTTGATAGCTTAGACGCAGTTAATCCCAAGCCCATCACTTGGGTTATGGGAATGTTTTCCGATAAGGATCATGCTGATATTTTTGCCGCCCTACTGCGCCCCGGCGATCGCCTTTTTTTAGTACCAATACCAGTAGAATCCTGGCCAGGTAGAACTTCTGCCGATCTAGACTCCTTAGCAAACCTAGCTTATAGCATCTGTCCCCAATTAAGCGATCGCCAAATCCATCCAGATTTATTTACAGCACTAGAAGCCGCAATCTCAACCACCACAGACAATTTAATCGTTTTATGTGGTTCCCTTTATCTAGTAGGCGATTTTTTAGCAACCACCAATATAATTCGTAAATCATAA
- a CDS encoding photosystem II protein Y, with protein sequence MDIDYRIAIVLAPVVIAASWAVFNIGAAALRQIQGFLDREA encoded by the coding sequence ATGGATATCGATTACCGTATAGCGATCGTTTTAGCACCAGTTGTCATTGCTGCTAGTTGGGCAGTGTTTAATATTGGCGCTGCGGCTTTAAGACAAATTCAAGGCTTTTTGGATCGGGAAGCCTAA
- a CDS encoding gamma carbonic anhydrase family protein translates to MSTASYWTSPDFSQAAFIAANAVVMGSVNIAAGVSIWYGAVVRADVERIEIGECTNIQDGAILHGDPGFPTILEDHVTVGHRAVVHSAYIERGSLIGIGAVILDGVRVGAGSIIGAGAVVTKNIPPLSLVVGVPGKVLRQLTETEAAELIEHAKRYQKLALVHAGKGTDIGFISHL, encoded by the coding sequence GTGTCTACCGCTTCTTACTGGACATCTCCTGATTTTTCTCAAGCTGCCTTCATCGCAGCCAATGCTGTTGTTATGGGTTCGGTAAATATAGCAGCAGGGGTGAGCATTTGGTATGGAGCAGTAGTTAGAGCAGATGTAGAACGCATTGAAATTGGCGAATGCACAAATATTCAAGATGGTGCAATTCTACATGGCGATCCTGGTTTTCCGACAATTTTAGAAGATCATGTTACCGTAGGGCATCGCGCTGTGGTACATTCCGCTTATATTGAGCGTGGAAGCTTGATTGGCATTGGCGCGGTTATTTTGGACGGGGTACGAGTGGGTGCTGGTAGCATTATTGGTGCTGGCGCAGTCGTAACTAAAAATATACCGCCTTTGTCACTAGTTGTAGGTGTTCCAGGCAAAGTGTTACGACAATTAACAGAGACTGAAGCCGCAGAACTAATTGAACACGCTAAACGTTACCAAAAGTTAGCTTTAGTTCATGCTGGGAAAGGGACTGATATTGGCTTTATTTCTCACTTGTGA
- a CDS encoding TIGR02652 family protein produces MMNPGFQYPMFGPEIQCPHCRQTIPALTLTDTYLCPRHGAFEANPQNGELIHLQSGRHWRRWNNDWYRQHTHPDGIRFEIHEALDKLYTQGYRATKVIIAHRYQELMSGYLERSTPWRSGQPEVTAARLYGLPVEFSPDTSEDPCWEVINFDLEKEPGVPVRYPYFRLFE; encoded by the coding sequence ATGATGAATCCAGGCTTTCAGTACCCGATGTTTGGGCCGGAAATACAGTGTCCCCATTGTCGCCAGACTATTCCGGCGCTGACATTAACAGATACCTATTTGTGTCCGCGTCATGGCGCTTTTGAAGCTAATCCTCAAAATGGAGAGTTAATCCATTTGCAATCAGGCCGTCATTGGCGGAGGTGGAATAATGACTGGTATAGGCAGCATACTCATCCCGATGGTATTCGGTTTGAAATTCACGAAGCATTAGATAAGCTCTATACCCAAGGTTATCGAGCCACAAAAGTGATTATTGCTCACCGCTATCAGGAATTGATGAGTGGCTATTTAGAACGCAGTACACCTTGGCGTTCTGGACAACCAGAAGTTACGGCTGCTCGACTATACGGCTTACCGGTAGAGTTTAGCCCCGATACCTCAGAAGATCCCTGTTGGGAAGTGATTAATTTTGACTTGGAAAAAGAGCCTGGTGTCCCTGTACGCTACCCTTATTTCAGGTTGTTTGAGTAA
- a CDS encoding VOC family protein, which translates to MHHASIRTANIHRAIAFYEHLGFTISERFTTGYTLACWMEGLGGRIELIQIPEPKPAPDAFADEHYVGYYHLSFDLTEITPDLPSWLTNLQERVLTAATESQTEELQPLKVLLEPTQQQIGDRIYEVAFIADTDGLPLEFIRVLPKLP; encoded by the coding sequence ATGCACCACGCTTCTATTCGGACTGCGAATATTCATCGAGCGATCGCTTTCTACGAACATTTAGGATTTACAATTTCGGAACGCTTTACTACAGGCTACACGCTAGCTTGCTGGATGGAAGGATTGGGCGGCAGAATTGAACTGATCCAAATTCCTGAGCCAAAGCCAGCCCCAGATGCCTTTGCTGACGAGCATTATGTGGGGTATTATCATCTCTCGTTCGATTTAACTGAGATTACACCAGATTTACCTAGCTGGTTGACTAATTTACAAGAACGTGTTTTAACTGCGGCGACTGAGAGTCAAACCGAAGAATTACAACCGTTAAAGGTACTTTTAGAACCGACACAACAGCAAATAGGCGATCGCATTTACGAAGTAGCTTTCATCGCTGATACTGATGGCTTACCTCTGGAATTCATTCGGGTTCTACCAAAATTGCCATAA
- a CDS encoding pitrilysin family protein has product MYGLSRFYKYSLPLLILSLWLVAVFLLSDQPANSQQTAISNKEKSQSTLLAKRIMPSTLTENVHKTVLENGLTVLTKEVHTAPVVTVQVWYKVGSRNEEPGVNGIAHQLEHLMFKGTKNRPIQFGRLFSALGSDSNAFTSYDQTAYYGTVERNKLKALLVLEADRMQNSQIEPEQLASEKRVVISELQGYENSPEYRLNRAVMQAVFPNHAYGLPVGGTKADVEKFEVEQVQKYYRNFYSPDNAVLVIVGDFQTANTLETIKEVFGKLPRRQGAGGRKQEVEGRRQEVGVISSLSSSSPIVLREPGAGRLLQVVYPLPDANQPDVPALDVMDYIFTEGRNSRLYQALVESGLASEVTASVTSLRESGWYEVLVTAGSKKDLKKIDSVLSRAIANVAEKGVTTEEVERAKTQLTADVILSNRDITSQAMRLGNDETTVGDYRYTDRYLAAVRLVKPTDVVAVINKYLTKEARTVGFFEPTQKQIAGVGDKPDSAQTTENFSPGVPVLPSEVVKYLPPVDLATDAIAQVLPQEYKLTNGLRILLLPDNSTPTVTLSGYIQAGTEFDPEDRAGLAAFVADNLLNGTKSKDVLTIAKILAERGASLNFEVHREGVHIEGDSLAGDLPIIVEILADVVKNSTFPAQELELHRQQTLTDLQLELDEPAEVARRIFVQSIYPKKHPLHTFPTEESLQQIQRQDVIDFKAKHYRPDTTVLALVGDFDLDKVRSLIKNEFGNWEVSGQAPTLKYPPVSMPEKIVSVNPILPGKAQAVTYMGYTGIKRYDPRFHAALVLNQILGGDTLSSRLGAEVRDRQGLSYGIYSYFQAGKNAGTFLIEMQTSPEDTSQAIASTRQILQQIHQQGVTALEVETAKRTLISNYNVSLANPEELTDRILMNEVYGLDKVELHTFTDKLQKVTFEQVNQAARELLHPDQIVVVTAGPSVLAEKSIR; this is encoded by the coding sequence ATGTATGGATTGTCTAGATTTTATAAATATTCCTTGCCGTTATTAATTTTAAGCTTATGGCTAGTAGCGGTTTTTTTGTTGAGCGATCAACCTGCGAATAGCCAACAAACAGCCATATCTAACAAAGAAAAATCCCAGTCAACCTTGCTAGCAAAAAGAATAATGCCCTCAACACTGACAGAAAACGTCCATAAGACAGTGCTGGAGAATGGTCTAACTGTCCTAACAAAGGAAGTGCATACTGCGCCAGTGGTGACGGTGCAGGTGTGGTACAAGGTTGGCTCACGCAACGAAGAACCAGGGGTGAATGGCATTGCCCACCAGTTGGAACACCTGATGTTTAAAGGCACGAAAAATCGTCCGATTCAATTTGGCCGTTTGTTTAGTGCTTTAGGTAGTGATTCCAATGCTTTCACCAGCTATGACCAAACTGCATATTACGGTACTGTGGAGCGTAACAAGCTAAAAGCGCTCTTAGTGCTGGAAGCAGATAGAATGCAAAATTCTCAGATTGAGCCAGAACAACTAGCGAGTGAAAAGCGAGTAGTAATTTCTGAGTTGCAAGGTTACGAAAATAGTCCAGAATATCGTCTCAATCGCGCTGTTATGCAGGCGGTGTTTCCTAATCATGCTTATGGGTTGCCTGTAGGTGGTACTAAAGCTGATGTCGAGAAATTTGAAGTTGAGCAAGTACAAAAATATTACCGTAATTTTTACAGCCCCGATAATGCTGTCTTAGTGATTGTTGGAGATTTTCAAACTGCAAATACTCTCGAAACAATTAAAGAAGTATTTGGCAAACTACCAAGGAGGCAGGGGGCAGGGGGCAGGAAGCAGGAGGTAGAAGGCAGGAGGCAGGAGGTAGGAGTTATTTCTTCGTTATCTTCTTCATCTCCTATAGTGTTGCGAGAACCGGGAGCAGGGCGACTATTACAAGTTGTTTATCCGCTACCAGATGCAAATCAACCAGATGTGCCTGCATTGGATGTGATGGATTACATCTTTACAGAAGGACGGAATTCTAGACTTTATCAGGCATTGGTGGAATCAGGTTTAGCTAGTGAAGTTACAGCATCTGTTACCAGTTTGCGAGAATCTGGCTGGTATGAGGTTTTGGTAACGGCTGGATCTAAAAAAGATTTGAAAAAAATTGACTCAGTGTTGAGTCGCGCGATCGCAAATGTAGCAGAAAAAGGCGTGACAACTGAGGAAGTAGAACGAGCCAAAACCCAATTAACAGCAGATGTAATTTTGAGTAACCGTGATATCACCTCTCAAGCAATGCGATTGGGCAATGATGAGACAACTGTTGGTGATTATCGCTACACTGACCGCTACTTGGCTGCTGTGCGTCTGGTAAAGCCGACGGATGTTGTCGCTGTGATTAACAAATACCTCACAAAAGAAGCCCGAACAGTAGGCTTTTTTGAACCAACTCAAAAGCAGATAGCAGGGGTTGGCGATAAACCAGACTCAGCCCAAACTACAGAAAATTTCTCTCCTGGCGTGCCTGTGCTTCCTTCTGAGGTGGTGAAATACTTACCGCCTGTGGATTTGGCTACAGATGCGATTGCTCAAGTTTTACCACAGGAATATAAACTTACCAACGGGCTGCGGATATTACTGTTACCTGATAATAGTACTCCCACCGTTACTCTAAGCGGCTATATTCAAGCCGGGACAGAATTTGATCCAGAAGATCGGGCAGGACTGGCTGCTTTTGTAGCAGATAATTTGCTAAATGGTACTAAGAGTAAAGATGTCTTAACTATTGCCAAAATATTGGCAGAACGAGGGGCGAGTCTAAACTTTGAAGTCCATCGTGAAGGGGTGCATATCGAGGGTGATAGTTTAGCAGGGGATTTGCCAATAATTGTGGAGATATTGGCAGATGTTGTTAAAAATAGTACCTTTCCCGCACAAGAATTGGAATTACATCGCCAACAAACTTTAACCGATTTGCAACTGGAATTAGATGAGCCAGCAGAAGTAGCCAGAAGAATATTTGTGCAGTCAATTTACCCGAAAAAACATCCTCTACATACTTTTCCCACAGAGGAGAGTTTGCAGCAGATTCAACGCCAGGATGTGATCGATTTCAAAGCTAAACATTATCGTCCAGATACGACAGTGTTGGCGCTGGTGGGAGATTTCGATCTAGACAAAGTGCGATCGCTCATTAAAAATGAGTTTGGTAACTGGGAAGTTAGCGGCCAAGCACCCACATTAAAATATCCTCCGGTATCAATGCCGGAGAAAATAGTGAGTGTCAACCCAATTTTACCAGGTAAAGCCCAAGCTGTGACATATATGGGTTACACAGGTATTAAGCGTTACGATCCTCGGTTTCACGCAGCCTTAGTATTGAACCAGATTTTGGGAGGCGATACTTTATCTAGTAGACTTGGTGCAGAAGTACGCGATCGCCAAGGTTTGAGCTATGGAATTTATAGCTACTTCCAAGCTGGGAAGAATGCAGGCACATTTTTGATAGAAATGCAAACTAGTCCAGAAGATACTAGTCAAGCGATCGCTAGTACTCGCCAAATACTACAGCAAATCCATCAACAAGGTGTCACTGCGCTAGAAGTAGAAACAGCTAAACGCACCCTCATCAGCAACTACAACGTTTCCCTGGCCAACCCAGAAGAATTAACAGATAGAATTCTGATGAATGAGGTGTATGGACTAGATAAAGTCGAATTGCACACCTTTACTGACAAACTCCAGAAAGTCACCTTTGAGCAAGTTAATCAAGCGGCTCGTGAATTACTCCACCCAGATCAAATCGTAGTGGTTACTGCTGGGCCATCTGTGTTAGCAGAGAAAAGCATTAGGTAG
- a CDS encoding cupredoxin domain-containing protein → MKIYNHLYQIVITSLAFSNIAWVQILRSSAVILALLLSLNLITATPAMAANLSGDLLKQPATEITISLGNSANELKFEPNHLEFEAGKRYQLRLTNPSQLKHYFTAKDFADGIWTQKVQAGKVEIKGAIHELELKPGAEAEWVFLPLKSGTYGLRCSIPGHTEAGMTGEIAITN, encoded by the coding sequence ATGAAAATTTACAACCATTTATACCAAATTGTAATTACATCTCTGGCTTTTTCAAATATTGCTTGGGTGCAAATATTACGTAGCTCTGCCGTAATATTAGCGTTGCTCCTGAGCTTAAATTTAATCACTGCGACTCCAGCAATGGCGGCAAATTTGTCTGGTGATTTGCTTAAGCAACCAGCTACAGAAATTACAATTAGCTTAGGTAATTCGGCTAACGAACTCAAATTTGAGCCAAATCATCTGGAATTCGAGGCTGGCAAACGCTATCAACTTCGGCTTACCAATCCCAGCCAACTGAAGCACTATTTTACTGCTAAAGACTTTGCCGATGGCATCTGGACACAAAAAGTCCAAGCAGGCAAAGTAGAAATTAAAGGAGCTATTCACGAACTGGAACTCAAGCCGGGTGCTGAGGCAGAATGGGTATTTTTGCCCTTAAAATCTGGAACTTATGGCTTACGTTGTTCAATACCAGGACATACGGAAGCAGGTATGACTGGAGAAATTGCCATTACTAATTAA
- the map gene encoding type I methionyl aminopeptidase: MNIFSNLLSQTTQPATSKKKGRGIEIKSSREIEIMRQSSAIVATVLKEISELVKPGMTTADLDAHAEKRIREMGATPSFKGYHGFPGSICSSINNEAVHGIPSPKKVIRVGDVLKVDTGAYYQGFHGDSCISIAVGEVTEEAAKLIRVAEEALFKGIEQVKAGVYLLDLAGAIEDHVKANGFSIVEEFTGHGVGRNLHEEPSVFNYRTREMPNVKLRAGMTLAIEPILNAGSRHTRTLSDRWTAVTVDNSLSAQFEHTVLVTDTGYEILTDRSKV; encoded by the coding sequence ATGAACATTTTCAGTAACTTACTTTCTCAAACAACTCAGCCTGCAACATCAAAAAAAAAGGGACGAGGAATTGAAATTAAATCGTCGCGTGAAATTGAAATCATGCGACAATCATCGGCAATTGTGGCAACTGTGTTAAAAGAAATTTCCGAGCTAGTAAAGCCAGGAATGACAACGGCTGATTTAGATGCTCACGCAGAAAAACGCATCCGCGAAATGGGAGCAACACCGAGTTTTAAAGGATATCACGGTTTTCCTGGTTCTATCTGCTCCAGCATTAATAATGAAGCGGTGCATGGCATTCCTAGCCCTAAAAAAGTGATTCGTGTGGGGGATGTATTAAAAGTAGATACTGGCGCTTATTACCAAGGCTTTCATGGTGATTCTTGCATTTCAATTGCTGTCGGTGAAGTGACAGAAGAAGCTGCTAAATTAATTCGCGTAGCAGAAGAAGCTTTATTTAAGGGCATTGAACAAGTAAAGGCTGGTGTATACCTGCTTGACTTAGCTGGAGCAATTGAAGACCATGTGAAAGCGAACGGCTTTAGTATAGTCGAAGAATTTACTGGACACGGCGTTGGTCGTAACTTGCACGAAGAACCTTCAGTATTCAACTACCGTACCCGCGAGATGCCAAATGTTAAACTCCGTGCGGGGATGACGCTGGCAATTGAGCCAATTTTAAATGCGGGTTCTAGACACACCCGGACATTATCTGACCGTTGGACAGCAGTCACTGTGGATAATTCTTTGTCGGCTCAGTTTGAGCATACAGTGTTAGTTACAGACACAGGTTATGAGATTTTGACTGACCGTTCTAAGGTTTAA
- a CDS encoding amidase: MNEVDLAFTPALELAQLIRRREVSPLELVEIYLERIEQLNPQLGSYFTVTAELAIADAKAKTELLTTTSELPPFFGVPISIKDLNAVAGVTCTYGNPALLNNIPNYDDGVVTRIKQAGFTILGKTATSELGSFPYSEPTGFPSARNPWNLEYTPGGSSGGAAAAVAAGLCAIAQGSDGGGSIRGPAACCGLVGLKPSRGRVSKAPVGERLAGIAVNGPIARTVADAAALLDTISGYVTGDPYWLPDPEPSFLAATKTQLGALRIAFDTNISPLGEADANCQQGVRQTVQLLEQLGHHVEQKSPDFSGLVEPFQIVWQAGVAASGLPVEVMQPLNRWLFARTGSVADYLKAVSQMQIVARQIVAFFDTVDVLVLPVYLHSPIRVGEWASLSPEETFQNIIEWIAPCPPANATGQPAIAIPVGFDSKGLPISVQLIGKPAAEATLINLAAQLEAANPWIHHRPAFAISG; encoded by the coding sequence ATGAATGAAGTTGATTTAGCATTTACCCCAGCATTAGAGTTGGCGCAATTAATTCGTCGCCGGGAAGTATCCCCCCTAGAGTTGGTAGAAATATATTTAGAACGGATTGAGCAATTAAATCCCCAATTAGGAAGTTATTTTACGGTGACGGCAGAACTAGCGATCGCAGATGCCAAAGCCAAAACAGAATTATTGACAACTACCTCAGAACTACCACCATTTTTTGGTGTGCCAATTTCCATTAAAGACCTCAATGCTGTAGCAGGTGTTACCTGTACTTATGGAAATCCAGCGTTACTGAACAATATCCCTAACTATGATGATGGTGTTGTAACGCGGATTAAGCAAGCTGGGTTTACTATTCTTGGTAAAACAGCCACTTCTGAATTAGGTTCATTCCCTTACAGTGAGCCTACGGGTTTTCCTTCAGCGAGAAATCCGTGGAATTTAGAATATACCCCTGGCGGTTCCAGTGGTGGCGCGGCGGCGGCGGTAGCAGCAGGATTGTGTGCGATCGCTCAAGGTTCTGATGGCGGTGGTTCAATTCGTGGCCCTGCGGCTTGTTGTGGTTTGGTGGGACTTAAACCATCCAGGGGTAGAGTGAGTAAAGCACCCGTAGGCGAACGCCTCGCTGGAATTGCCGTCAACGGCCCCATCGCCCGGACTGTGGCTGATGCTGCTGCCCTTTTAGATACTATATCTGGCTATGTTACAGGCGATCCTTACTGGTTGCCAGATCCCGAACCATCATTTCTCGCTGCTACTAAGACACAATTGGGTGCTTTGCGAATTGCCTTTGACACTAATATTTCTCCTTTGGGAGAAGCTGATGCTAACTGTCAGCAAGGTGTCCGTCAAACAGTCCAGTTATTAGAACAACTCGGCCACCATGTTGAACAGAAATCCCCAGATTTTAGCGGTTTAGTTGAACCATTTCAAATCGTTTGGCAAGCTGGGGTAGCTGCGTCAGGACTTCCTGTTGAAGTCATGCAACCATTAAATCGTTGGTTATTTGCACGCACAGGTTCTGTTGCTGACTATCTCAAAGCAGTTTCCCAAATGCAGATTGTGGCACGACAGATTGTAGCCTTTTTCGATACCGTAGATGTGCTGGTATTGCCAGTTTATCTCCATTCACCTATCCGCGTTGGGGAATGGGCTTCGCTAAGTCCAGAAGAGACATTCCAAAATATTATTGAGTGGATTGCCCCTTGTCCACCTGCGAATGCAACTGGACAACCTGCGATCGCAATTCCTGTCGGCTTTGATAGTAAGGGTTTACCCATAAGTGTGCAACTAATTGGTAAACCTGCGGCTGAAGCTACCCTGATTAACCTAGCGGCACAATTAGAAGCGGCTAACCCTTGGATTCATCATCGTCCAGCCTTTGCGATATCAGGCTAA
- a CDS encoding Crp/Fnr family transcriptional regulator, protein MQASLEQLSQIIVFAGLETADKVNLQPHTQVQRHRKGEIILHEGDVLPTKLYAVASGEIQVTKIAMTGKETILRTLTVGEIFAAPALLGNGISPATVTAESDCEILTIERDALLKAIGQNPEIALRMLMVFNSRIQQLHETVHGLVSERAIVRLARLIQYFAAESGTELSPQGKCLKVKLSYYRMARSSGITYEECVRLIKSLKSVIDYRRGGTIIILDPKKLDAIASGNIDH, encoded by the coding sequence ATGCAGGCATCCCTAGAACAACTTTCGCAAATTATTGTGTTTGCAGGTTTAGAAACAGCAGACAAAGTAAATTTGCAACCTCACACTCAGGTGCAACGCCATCGCAAAGGAGAGATTATTCTCCATGAGGGTGATGTCTTACCAACAAAACTCTATGCTGTTGCTAGTGGAGAAATTCAAGTTACCAAAATAGCAATGACGGGGAAAGAAACGATTCTCCGCACCTTAACGGTTGGGGAAATTTTTGCGGCTCCTGCTTTATTAGGCAATGGAATTTCCCCAGCAACCGTAACTGCTGAATCTGATTGTGAAATTCTCACTATAGAAAGAGATGCTTTATTAAAAGCGATTGGACAAAACCCTGAAATTGCATTACGAATGCTGATGGTGTTTAACAGTCGGATTCAGCAATTGCATGAAACAGTCCACGGATTAGTTTCTGAAAGAGCTATTGTTCGCCTTGCCAGATTAATTCAATATTTTGCTGCCGAATCAGGAACTGAATTAAGTCCACAAGGCAAGTGTTTAAAAGTCAAATTGTCTTATTATCGCATGGCTCGCAGCAGTGGCATTACTTACGAAGAATGTGTACGATTAATTAAAAGTCTCAAGTCAGTAATTGACTATCGTCGTGGTGGGACGATTATCATACTCGATCCTAAGAAATTAGATGCGATCGCTTCTGGAAATATAGATCATTGA
- a CDS encoding cytochrome c, translated as MDNQITKPEILIQRIVLLTLAILLSVPLGFFGVQLVQASDPYVKSVLSLTGNPVQGHAIFQINCAGCHGLEADGRVGPSLQAVSKHKSQYGLIHQVISGETPPMPKFQPSSQEMADLLSYLESL; from the coding sequence TTGGATAACCAGATTACCAAACCTGAAATTTTGATTCAGCGCATCGTTTTATTGACGCTGGCCATACTGCTATCAGTCCCTTTGGGCTTTTTTGGTGTTCAGTTGGTTCAAGCCTCCGATCCTTATGTCAAGAGTGTTTTATCTCTAACAGGAAACCCAGTTCAAGGACACGCGATCTTTCAAATTAACTGTGCTGGTTGTCATGGTTTGGAAGCAGACGGGCGAGTAGGGCCGAGTTTGCAAGCTGTTTCCAAGCATAAGTCTCAATATGGATTGATTCACCAGGTAATCAGTGGCGAAACCCCGCCAATGCCAAAATTCCAGCCTAGCAGCCAAGAAATGGCCGATCTTTTGAGCTATTTAGAGTCGTTGTAG
- the petG gene encoding cytochrome b6-f complex subunit V, which translates to MVEPLLSGIVLGLVFVTLAGLFYAAYKQYKRPNQLGG; encoded by the coding sequence GTGGTTGAACCCCTGCTATCAGGTATTGTCCTTGGTCTAGTTTTCGTCACCCTCGCCGGACTGTTTTACGCTGCCTATAAGCAATACAAGCGCCCCAATCAATTGGGCGGTTGA
- the rsmD gene encoding 16S rRNA (guanine(966)-N(2))-methyltransferase RsmD translates to MSLRIYGNRQLKTLPGKETRPTSARVREAVFNIWQGEIAGCRWLDLCAGTGSMGAEALCRGASLAVGIEQSSRACATIQQNWQQVANADEQEFRVLRGDITQQLKTLSGKQFDRIYFDPPYASGLFQPVLEAIAHYQLLDPSGEIAVEHASQGWTPPEIPSWEICREKVYGNTSLTFYRIVQ, encoded by the coding sequence ATGAGCCTGAGAATTTACGGGAATCGCCAGCTAAAAACTTTACCAGGGAAAGAAACTAGACCTACCAGTGCGCGGGTAAGGGAGGCAGTCTTTAATATTTGGCAGGGAGAAATTGCAGGTTGTCGCTGGCTAGATTTGTGCGCCGGTACTGGTTCAATGGGCGCAGAGGCTTTGTGTAGAGGAGCCAGCCTAGCAGTGGGAATTGAACAATCGAGCCGAGCCTGTGCCACCATCCAACAAAATTGGCAGCAGGTAGCTAATGCCGACGAGCAAGAATTTCGGGTATTGCGGGGAGATATTACGCAGCAGTTAAAGACTTTATCAGGCAAGCAATTCGATAGAATTTACTTTGATCCACCTTATGCCAGTGGATTGTTCCAACCAGTATTAGAAGCGATCGCTCACTATCAACTTTTAGATCCTAGTGGCGAAATCGCAGTTGAACACGCCTCACAAGGTTGGACACCGCCAGAGATTCCCTCTTGGGAAATTTGCCGCGAGAAGGTTTACGGCAACACATCACTTACTTTCTACAGAATTGTGCAATGA